From Candidatus Edwardsbacteria bacterium RifOxyA12_full_54_48, a single genomic window includes:
- a CDS encoding single-stranded-DNA-specific exonuclease RecJ: MERKWIFPEGGDEQLVKELAVSLEVTPLVARLLLVRGIKNADEARLFLDPQMSDCHDPFTMKGMDVIVDRLERALREKERIMIYGDYDVDGITGTALLWRSLSYLGGDVNWYLPSRAKEGYGISSSGVEEAQRRGVKLIVSVDCGITAHQEVELARSLGIECIITDHHEPKESLPDAVAVLDPKRPDCSYQFKELAGVGVAYKMLQGLYRHLGLDEAQLQENLDLVALGTLADIVPLTGENRVLAKYGLEKIRSSSKPGIRALLEVTGLTGKPLDSGQIVFMLAPRINAAGRIGEADSALRLLITENQDEAFAIARTLDQENRKRKEIDDRILADAVSMVKQRVDLDQVMVIVLESENWHQGVIGIVASRLVEQFYRPTILIAVDGEKGKGSARSIAAFHLHEALKGCQEHLLGFGGHKYAAGMSIETAKIPEFRQKMNQIAKQTLTSDDLMPTQALDVLVDLDEVDSNTARSFAKFAPFGPGNRHPVLASQQLRVVGSPYIVGKNHLKFKVKQKQRVFDAIGFSFGDLLDEVEDPDATLDMAFVLEENEWQGQKKLQLRLKDIKVR, from the coding sequence ATGGAAAGAAAATGGATATTCCCCGAGGGCGGGGACGAACAATTGGTCAAGGAGCTGGCGGTCTCGTTGGAGGTGACTCCCCTGGTGGCCCGGCTGTTGCTGGTCCGGGGGATAAAAAACGCCGATGAGGCCCGGCTGTTCCTGGATCCCCAGATGAGCGATTGCCATGACCCATTCACCATGAAGGGCATGGACGTTATTGTTGACCGCCTGGAAAGGGCCCTCCGGGAAAAAGAGAGGATCATGATCTACGGCGATTACGATGTCGACGGCATCACCGGGACGGCATTGTTATGGCGCTCCCTGTCATATCTGGGGGGCGATGTCAACTGGTATCTTCCCAGCCGGGCCAAGGAGGGGTACGGCATTTCTTCCAGCGGCGTTGAGGAAGCCCAGAGGCGCGGGGTCAAACTGATCGTCTCGGTGGACTGCGGCATTACCGCCCATCAGGAGGTCGAACTGGCCCGGTCGCTGGGCATAGAATGCATAATAACCGATCATCACGAGCCCAAGGAAAGCCTGCCCGATGCAGTGGCGGTGCTGGATCCCAAACGTCCGGATTGCAGCTATCAGTTCAAGGAGCTGGCCGGGGTGGGGGTGGCCTATAAGATGCTGCAGGGCCTTTACCGGCACTTGGGCCTGGACGAAGCCCAGCTGCAGGAGAACCTGGACCTGGTGGCTTTGGGCACCCTGGCTGACATAGTTCCGCTGACCGGCGAGAACCGGGTGCTGGCAAAATACGGGCTGGAGAAGATCCGCAGCAGCAGCAAACCCGGGATCAGGGCCCTGCTGGAGGTGACCGGCCTTACCGGGAAGCCGCTGGATTCCGGTCAGATCGTTTTCATGCTGGCTCCCCGGATCAATGCGGCGGGCAGGATCGGCGAGGCCGATTCGGCCCTGAGATTGCTGATCACCGAGAACCAGGATGAGGCCTTTGCCATCGCCCGGACTCTGGATCAGGAGAACCGCAAGCGCAAGGAGATAGACGATCGGATCCTGGCCGATGCGGTCAGTATGGTGAAACAACGGGTGGATCTGGATCAGGTGATGGTGATAGTGTTGGAATCCGAAAACTGGCATCAGGGGGTCATTGGCATCGTAGCCTCCCGGCTGGTGGAGCAGTTCTACCGCCCCACCATCCTGATCGCAGTGGACGGCGAGAAGGGCAAGGGCTCGGCCCGCTCCATCGCCGCTTTCCATCTGCACGAGGCGTTGAAGGGATGTCAGGAGCACCTGCTGGGTTTCGGCGGGCATAAGTATGCCGCCGGGATGTCCATAGAGACGGCCAAGATCCCGGAGTTCCGCCAGAAGATGAACCAGATCGCCAAACAGACGCTGACCAGCGATGACCTGATGCCCACCCAGGCACTGGACGTTCTGGTGGACCTGGACGAGGTGGATTCCAACACCGCCAGGAGCTTTGCCAAATTCGCCCCCTTCGGGCCGGGCAACCGCCATCCGGTGCTGGCCTCCCAGCAGCTGCGGGTGGTGGGGAGCCCGTACATCGTTGGCAAGAACCACCTTAAGTTCAAGGTCAAGCAGAAACAGCGGGTATTCGATGCCATCGGGTTCTCCTTCGGCGATTTATTGGACGAGGTGGAGGATCCGGATGCCACGCTGGATATGGCCTTTGTGCTGGAGGAGAACGAATGGCAGGGACAGAAGAAACTGCAGTTGCGCCTGAAGGATATCAAGGTCCGCTGA
- a CDS encoding aspartate aminotransferase (catalyzes the formation of oxalozcetate and L-glutamate from L-aspartate and 2-oxoglutarate), translating to MSLSQRALGMQASPIRRLVPLADAARQRGTHIYHLNIGQPDIATPKDIMDAIRNFGEEVLAYGPSQGLPALRQEIKKYLERQDIMVSPDDVLVTTAGSEAIIFAMMAIGDPGDEILVPEPFYTNYNGFATMAGMKIVPVPTDVEEGFALPSKAEFVKRITDRTKAIMYCSPNNPTGALFSRKDLEMLAGLAKEKNLWLLADEVYREFTYDGGYHTSILHIPGVEDRAIMMDSISKRFSACGARVGCVVCRNSDIMQTMLKFGQARLCPPTVEQVGAIAGYQTIDKYLKKMITEYQRRRDVVCEELAKIPGAIFKKPAGAFYIMPHLPIDDSDKFAQWMLTDFSHEGATTMVAPGDGFYATPGQGKQEVRLAYVLNEGDLRKALKILAKGIEAYNRRK from the coding sequence ATGAGCCTGTCCCAAAGGGCCCTGGGCATGCAGGCCTCTCCCATCAGGAGGCTGGTGCCGCTGGCCGACGCCGCCAGACAGAGGGGCACCCATATCTATCACCTCAACATCGGGCAGCCGGATATCGCCACCCCTAAGGATATCATGGATGCCATCCGTAACTTCGGGGAGGAGGTGTTGGCCTACGGTCCCTCGCAGGGGCTGCCGGCCCTGAGGCAGGAGATAAAGAAATACCTGGAACGGCAGGATATCATGGTGTCCCCCGATGATGTCCTGGTGACCACCGCCGGCTCAGAGGCCATCATCTTCGCCATGATGGCCATCGGCGATCCCGGCGACGAGATACTGGTTCCCGAGCCGTTCTATACCAACTATAACGGCTTCGCCACCATGGCCGGCATGAAGATCGTGCCGGTGCCAACCGATGTGGAGGAGGGCTTCGCCCTGCCATCCAAGGCCGAGTTCGTCAAGCGGATCACCGATAGAACCAAGGCCATCATGTACTGTTCGCCCAACAATCCCACCGGAGCCCTCTTTTCCAGAAAAGATCTGGAAATGCTGGCTGGCCTGGCCAAAGAGAAAAATCTCTGGCTGCTGGCCGACGAGGTCTACCGGGAGTTCACCTACGATGGCGGATATCACACCAGCATCCTGCATATCCCGGGGGTAGAGGATAGGGCCATTATGATGGATTCCATCTCCAAGCGTTTTTCGGCCTGCGGAGCCCGGGTGGGCTGCGTGGTGTGCCGCAATTCAGATATCATGCAGACCATGCTCAAGTTCGGGCAGGCCAGGCTGTGCCCGCCCACCGTCGAGCAGGTGGGGGCCATCGCCGGATACCAGACCATTGACAAATACCTTAAAAAGATGATCACCGAGTACCAGCGGCGCCGCGATGTGGTCTGCGAGGAGCTGGCTAAGATACCCGGGGCCATCTTCAAAAAGCCGGCCGGAGCCTTTTACATCATGCCCCATCTGCCGATCGACGATTCCGACAAGTTCGCCCAGTGGATGCTGACCGACTTCTCGCACGAGGGCGCCACCACCATGGTGGCTCCGGGCGACGGTTTCTATGCCACACCGGGCCAGGGCAAGCAGGAGGTCCGCCTGGCCTATGTGCTGAACGAGGGGGACCTGCGGAAAGCCTTGAAGATACTAGCCAAGGGTATCGAGGCTTACAATCGCAGGAAATGA
- a CDS encoding D-alanyl-D-alanine carboxypeptidase/D-alanyl-D-alanine-endopeptidase, with the protein MTRKIAYISVLILTGILFVSGAWGAKTATKKPAKRKTSSVFYLPKPTGDVQEDLDKLLSKKLNRVGRWGVAVMSLDDGSLIYQHNSGSRFIPASNTKLFTTAAALEKLGPEYSYQTEIYACGPIDSTGVLNGDLLIKGSGDPTINDIATMEDWADNIKAMGITEISGDVIGDKGDFLPEKLVSIIPRSANKLVRPKKRLAWRLSGLSFRENVVVVTLKGGRIGQPVNFSIDPPMSVNIKNLSRTIAGSYSTVNKKVKNKDGTYTTKSRRVYNNGKAYASFDGATLKITGKLAAGASKKFTFFAKEPESHFARIVAQLLKQRDIAIKGDIRASQEHPPVRENNTSLLYVHYSEPLSEIIKVINKKSHNLYAESLLQTIGAEVDGEGSRKNGSTAERNIISQMGLGEVDLFDGCGLSRQNEVSPLQVVNLLKYMHEQPYWDVFYKSLAIGGIDGTLVGRFSQPDFCGRVYAKTGSIGGVSALSGYLTAKNGKMFAFSIMVNNTYRSKLARRIEDYICKLLIDNLS; encoded by the coding sequence ATGACCAGAAAGATTGCATATATATCGGTTCTCATTTTAACCGGAATCCTTTTTGTATCCGGGGCCTGGGGAGCCAAGACCGCCACCAAGAAGCCGGCCAAAAGGAAGACCTCCAGCGTCTTCTATCTTCCCAAACCCACCGGAGATGTTCAGGAGGACCTGGATAAATTATTAAGCAAAAAACTAAACCGGGTGGGCCGCTGGGGGGTGGCGGTTATGTCGCTGGATGACGGCTCTCTTATCTATCAGCACAATTCCGGATCGCGATTCATTCCGGCATCCAACACCAAGCTGTTCACCACCGCTGCCGCCCTGGAGAAACTGGGCCCGGAATACAGCTACCAGACCGAAATATATGCCTGCGGGCCGATAGATTCGACCGGAGTGCTGAACGGCGACCTGCTCATAAAGGGATCCGGCGATCCCACCATCAACGATATCGCCACCATGGAGGATTGGGCCGACAACATCAAGGCCATGGGAATCACCGAGATATCGGGCGATGTGATTGGAGACAAAGGCGATTTCCTGCCAGAGAAGCTGGTCTCCATCATTCCCCGCTCGGCCAACAAATTGGTCCGCCCCAAGAAACGCCTGGCTTGGAGGCTTTCCGGCCTCTCCTTCAGGGAGAACGTGGTGGTGGTGACCCTCAAGGGAGGGAGGATCGGCCAGCCGGTTAATTTCTCCATAGATCCTCCGATGTCGGTCAACATCAAGAATCTCAGCCGGACCATAGCCGGCAGCTACAGCACCGTGAATAAAAAGGTGAAGAACAAGGACGGCACCTATACCACCAAGAGCCGCCGGGTGTATAACAACGGCAAGGCCTACGCCTCCTTTGACGGGGCCACCCTGAAAATAACCGGAAAGCTGGCCGCCGGGGCCTCTAAAAAATTCACCTTCTTCGCCAAGGAGCCGGAGAGCCATTTCGCCAGGATTGTGGCCCAACTCCTAAAGCAGCGGGATATAGCGATCAAAGGCGATATCAGGGCCAGTCAGGAGCACCCCCCGGTCCGCGAGAACAATACTTCACTGTTGTACGTTCATTATTCCGAACCCCTTTCAGAGATCATAAAGGTCATCAATAAAAAGAGCCATAATCTTTACGCCGAATCTCTGCTGCAGACCATCGGGGCCGAGGTGGACGGTGAGGGAAGCCGGAAGAATGGTTCCACGGCCGAGCGGAACATCATCAGTCAGATGGGCCTGGGGGAGGTGGACCTGTTCGACGGCTGCGGGTTGTCCCGGCAGAACGAGGTATCCCCGCTGCAGGTGGTCAATCTTCTCAAATACATGCATGAACAGCCTTACTGGGACGTGTTTTACAAATCGCTGGCCATCGGCGGGATAGACGGCACCTTGGTGGGGCGGTTCTCCCAGCCGGATTTCTGCGGGAGGGTATATGCCAAGACCGGATCTATCGGGGGCGTCTCGGCGTTATCCGGCTACCTGACCGCCAAGAACGGCAAGATGTTCGCTTTCTCCATAATGGTGAATAACACCTATCGCTCAAAACTGGCCAGGCGGATCGAGGATTATATCTGCAAATTGCTGATAGATAACCTGAGCTGA
- a CDS encoding deoxyuridine 5'-triphosphate nucleotidohydrolase, producing the protein MKDLKIKISLLSDLAQMPEYSTAHSSGMDLKAAIGRPIKIKPGQISLVPTGLALEIPPGFEGQVRPRSGLAIKHGISIVNAPGTIDADYRGEVGVILINLEKKIFTIQPGDRIAQLVIAPVVKAKLVKASSLNNTARGQGGFGHTGVGKRRQD; encoded by the coding sequence ATGAAAGACCTGAAGATAAAAATATCCCTGCTTTCCGATCTGGCTCAGATGCCGGAATATTCCACCGCCCATTCATCCGGGATGGACCTTAAGGCGGCTATCGGGAGACCCATAAAAATAAAACCCGGGCAGATAAGCCTGGTGCCCACCGGCCTGGCCCTAGAGATCCCGCCCGGCTTCGAAGGCCAGGTCAGGCCCCGCAGCGGTCTGGCCATCAAGCACGGCATTTCCATCGTCAATGCCCCGGGCACCATCGACGCCGACTACCGCGGGGAGGTGGGGGTCATTTTGATCAATCTGGAAAAAAAAATATTCACCATTCAACCTGGTGACAGAATAGCTCAGTTGGTGATAGCTCCGGTGGTCAAGGCGAAGCTGGTCAAAGCAAGTTCGCTGAACAATACGGCCAGAGGCCAGGGCGGTTTCGGCCACACCGGGGTGGGGAAACGTAGACAGGATTGA
- a CDS encoding GxxExxY protein: MENDSLTEQIIKCAYKVHNTLGFGFLEKVYENSLMIELPNSGLKAEQQKAISVKYGGTVVGDYIADFIVEGSVIVEVKSVNNLATEHEVQLVNYLKATGKRIGLLVNFGKSVEVKRKYRDPK, translated from the coding sequence ATGGAAAATGACAGTCTGACAGAACAGATAATAAAATGTGCTTATAAAGTTCACAACACCCTTGGTTTTGGTTTTCTGGAAAAGGTATATGAGAATAGCTTGATGATTGAATTGCCCAATTCAGGGTTAAAAGCTGAACAACAAAAGGCTATTTCCGTTAAATATGGAGGTACTGTGGTTGGAGATTATATTGCGGATTTCATCGTGGAGGGGTCGGTTATTGTAGAGGTGAAATCCGTGAACAACTTGGCAACAGAGCACGAGGTTCAATTAGTTAATTATTTGAAGGCAACCGGGAAAAGAATAGGCTTGTTGGTAAATTTCGGCAAATCTGTCGAGGTAAAAAGAAAATACAGGGATCCCAAGTAA